TGTCAGCTCACCGGTTTCTTATGATGAAATAATTCTGTCATTGGTCATTAGGGGGTATAACGAATCAATGGTCTGGTCACCCCTTGGGTACTATAACAGTCAGATCTAAAGGAaccattatatgtattttttgggATAATGTTTAGGAGCTGTAAGACGTGTTCAGTTTTTCTGGTTGTTTTGAGTCTGTGATCCACAGATTAAGCCTTTACCCCTGTGTTGTGATCACAATACCTAAAAATGTTACTTTGGTGTAATTCAAAGATTTAGCGATAACGTGTAGATTAAGGTGAGATCACAGTGGTAGGGCAAAGAGGGGGTTAATTTAGAATTATGAGTTCATAAAACCTCTAAAACATTAATTCAGTACATTTTGTTCAGAAAATAGTTGACATGTAACTAATGATTTTACAGCCAGATTAGAAACTGATAAAGTTTAGTTCTGTTAATGTAGTTACTGTCGAACTTCTTTGCACCTCGGGGTTGCAGGTAATATTCACAGCAGAGTCAACGCAGCCTTTTATCCTTCCAAGGTTAATAAATGAGTAACATTGAGGTCTAATAGCTCAAGCAGTATAGTAATGGAATTAACATTGTAATGCCGGACTTGTGTTATTAGGTGACTTGGCCTGAATTATATAATGCATGCAGATAagggggggtggcagagtgatttccaacatctgtattttgtataataaAGGCAAAATATGGTGTTGGGTGTTGGGGGTCATTGGATATTTTGTATTAAGCAGGGGTAggtaaaaggtagatcctcaatgGCTGTAAAACTCTCACAATTCCTTACCAGGAGGGAATCTACTATTTGCCCACCACTGTAGGGTACTACATGTTTGTAGTGCCTGAGTGTTTGAATATGACTTTTTTTGTATGGCGTaggtgtgtgtaaatgcaggggtgtatttgtgtgtagtattggtgttttaatccaggagtgtatttgtgtgtagtattggtgtttgaatccAGAAGTGTATTTAAgtgtagtatatgtgtgtttggatgtagattTGTTTTAATATGGCGTATGTGTGCGTGATTGCAAGTGTGTATTTCTGATGTAGTGCTGGAATATGAATGCAGGGtatattcacacacaaacacagctacCCTCAACGagttatacacagacagacacatatacagacctacatacactgacacattcacacacaattacagaaaaGACATATTTGTAGCTAGCCTCTTGTTTCATTactttttgggtgcaggagggtggcttccctggggtccaggaaGAGCGGGCTGCAGCAGGTGACAGTAGGTTGGATCTGGCTGCAGCTGATGGGAGAGAACTGCCGCTGGTCCAAGCTCCAACTCTTCTGTCTCCGCTACTCCTCTCTGTCTTTCTACTATCCCATGCGCACTCTCTGTGCGCTTGGAATTAATGAAGTATAATCACTTTGCCCCGGCACAGAGGACGCTTGGTGGGGATGGCAAAAAGGCAGGGGCTAGATACAGCCCGCAGGACATGTTCCAGAACTCGTTTTTGCCAGTACAGGAGTCCAAAACATGGGACTGTCCCAGAAAAACTATGCATTTCTAAGCTATAGAGAATCTCATGCTGGTATATTAGACAGTCAGGCTGAATAGATAATAACCTTTTCTCTGTCTGGGATTGTTGCTTTATAAGTAAGAGAACTATAAATCTAATTTTGTAAACGTGTctcaaaaacatttcctttgccccTGGTGTGCCCAATGAttgtttgtaaaatgaaaaatgtgaCGTGCGCAGAAAAACGTCTCAGCCCAAGTATTGTTACTTTACAGGGAACACATAGCAGCGGGGGAGGTTTATCAAAGGGTCACCTAAACCTTTGCATTCCATTTTCTGCAGAGTTTTGGTTTGATTTATCAGACACACTCAGCATATCAATGTGTTCCCACTGACAAAAATAGTACAGACCATTTTTTTCGATGAGCACCCATAGACTGAAGGTAAGATGGTGCCCAGCCCCCATAACAGCTTAACGACATGTATCatttcacaattatttttttaaaccagtaagcaaacacttttaactaaatataaaaaccaatataaaataagaaaaactttgaaaagtcTGTAGTAAACATTTACAAACTTATTATGAACTTGGTCAGATTGCGTTGTTGGACACACCTCTcagctaggggagtttcttcacccctcccctccttctgACCCACCCAGCTCAGTTTCAGACCAGTTCACTAATGATAGAAACATGGCATCCTTGTACGCAGGAGAGATATGCCCAGCAtggagcctgctctgcatgatcacACAGAGCAGATGTTGCAAGGTGACAAGCACTTCCAACTGCACACGTGTAAATGTGTCAGACACACCCAGTACACTTTTCCatcattcctagggataggatacttattggttagatcagtgtacCCCCTGGAGtaggtgtggaaagcataagaaagaagcagAAAAATATTTTAAGTAATGCTTAAGCTTTGAAATGAGCCGGTTgcctcaaagtgatgcatgttcaTTTTAAATAAGCATATATTGTTGTGGGTGTGAGAGAATTCCATTAATTCTATTTTTCGGAGCACTCAAAAACATAATTGTTACATGTAGGGAGAATAATAAAGGTACGAGATAGTATTTTTCACTTCGATACTGTGTGCCCTGACCCAATGTTTTCTGCTGACAGTTTGCAGGACAGTGGTATCTGCTGTCTGTCGCATCAGAATGTAATTATCTGAAAGCAAACAACCATCGCGTGGAGGCAACAATAATCAACGCTGCGCGATCCACAAAACCACGGGAGACGGAGAACCTGCTTGTCCATACGCTCCGGAAAATGTAAGGAGACTTTCAATCTCTCATGTTGTTTGAGATAGGAGTATTAATGAATCCAATACATAATATCTATTTTTAATTACCAGGGCTAAGCCACTGAGATTATACTGCTATATACTAAATAtgtcatgtttatttttataggGACGGGATCTGCTGGGAGATTAAACAAAAATATCGCAAGAACAAAATAAACGGCAGGTTCATATTAAAAGGTTGGTCCACACCGCACACACACCATAGCTTTCTGTAGACTGTATTGCCAGATGTTGAACACTGATGACATCCTTTCTCTTTGTCCAGTTCGTGGATCTATTCGGCAGCTGGACATGGTGGTGGCAGAGACAGATTACGAGAATTATGCCATTCTGTATTACCAACGGCAAAAGAAAATTACCATTAAGCTATACGGTTTGTGTCCACTCCAACCCCTCCATAGAAAGACAATCCGTGCGCTGAGCTGCTGCTCTATGCAAAGTGGTGATGGTTAACTATAGAACTGCAGATGTTTAAGAACAACAcgttcttaaaggaatactatagccaccaaaacaacttttagcttaatgaagcaatttgtgTGTATAGATCGTGTCCCTGAagcctcactgttcaattatctgtcatttaggagttaaatcacttttgtttttgtttatacagccctagtcacacctcccctgtctgtgacagAAAAAGCCTGCAATAAAAcagctttagaagtttttatctcctgctctgtaagttgaactttaattacacacaggaggcttctgtagagtctagcaagctaataacagagcaagagatcagAAATccaaacagagcaagagataagaaattccaaactaaacagaattggcaataaaggaagtgtaaacattagataactcttttgaggaagtgtttaggaaggctgtgtaagtcacatgcagggaggtgtggctagggctgcaaaatcatagtgatttaacttctaaatggcaaagaattgagcagtgagattgtagGGGTGTGATCTATaatccaaaactgcttcattcaacTAAAGTGTGGTGCCTGTAGTGTGGAAATGCACAGAAAGAAAAAAGCTGTGTAAACCAAATTCCAAAAAATGGAATAGGGACACAGAGGAGTGCTCAGCAGTATATTATATCCAAagtatctaaaaaataaatactttatttatgtACAATACAaaaaagagcttgtccatgctctagtaatttcccgaaTTGATTActataaccctctcctgattggtctccccaaaagccgtattgctccgctacagtctgtaatgaatgctgcagctagactgattttcctctgtagtcggtcctctcacacctcacccctctgccagcccttacattggctccctgtatcctataggagtcaattcaaagtgctaacccatacatttaaagcactgaacaattccagcccctcttatatctcttcactgatccataggtatgcccctcctcgtacccttcgctctgcccgtgaccacctcctgaccgctgctcgcacccgtacggccaactcgcgcttgcaggacctctcgcgggcggcttctctcctatggaatagcctgcctaccgccatcagactctcccctagtcttcaatcatttaagaagggccttaaaacccatctcttcaggaaagcttatggcctcccagagtaacctctaccttacatacctgtctcttgctgtctcctatgggacagtgctttgctctctcctccagctctgcttcactcctacttgatatttcctgtcctaatgtttctaataccccatctcctatagaatgtaagctcgtttgagcagggtcctcttcaacctattgttcctgtaagttttcttgtaattgtcctatttatagttacatccccccctctcataatattgtaaagcgctacggaatctgttggcgctatataaatggcaataataataataataataataataataatacaaatggaAATGCTGCTTGGTAACaaagaaataaatgaataaatgcaaCAAAGTCATGTATCTTACTATCCTCAATAGGGGCTGCAATCAGCATCAATAATGGCTACTAAGCACAAGACAAACGGGATTACTGCCAGATAAATAAATACTGTGTGTCAAAGTCATGTATCTTACTATCCTCAATAGGGGCTGCAATCAGCAtcaataataacaaaaacaaggAGTAGAGTCAGCGCTAATCAGGAAGGCAGCAGTCCCAAACAAGGACTCCCTCTAATGTCCCTGGAGATAGATAGACAAAGTAAAAGAATGGGGGATGGGTCTGCGCCACTGTGTACAACAGATAATGATATTAAGTCCAATACGATCTATATTGTTGTGTCCAAAGttctactttattttttattttttattatttttttaaattttttatttttgtcgtgcacggAAATACATCAGAGTCTGCGTTGCCACAACAACTTACACATACTCTTTCGTATACATCAGAATACAACAGTGGTGTAGCGTGAGTAAATATGGcacattttggtatataatagatTCTAGATACAGCATATCATGAGTCAACTTTAAACCTGGTACGTTTCTATGTACCGTTTCGAGAGCTTGTACATGTGTACAGGAGAGGCCAAGTCGTGATGAAGTGGCCTAGCGTTGTCTGTTTTACAGTATAATAGGGAGTGTATGTATGCTGCTTAGAGTGAGGGTTGGTTAAGGTGAGAaacttctctgtgtgtgtgacacgtcatgaaaCAAAGAGATATAACATATAAACGTAACAGAGAGCATAACAGTACATGCTGGGATGTCATAGCGAGTGATGGCAATGGGGTCGGTATGTGTCCTCGTGAGCTACTAGGGCTATGTGTTAGCGCTGTTTGTCGATTTTCAAAAGGTACATCTATTTTAACCCTGTGTAGTGTGGAGCCTAGGGGTGCACGCCGCTAAGTCGCTATAGCGCTAGTCGCGGCATGGTGTGGGTTAGCTATTGATGGCTCTCTGTGTGCTCGTCCCCATATTCCAGGggtgaggggaggtgggggggggttaTCACCGGAGCAGTTAAGGTCAACCTTGTGAGGGTGTTTTCTCCGCCTTTGGGGAGCAATGTGTTTGCAATTTCTAATGCATAGTTAAATTTAAAGTAAACttgttaaacaaaattaaaaggtAGAGCAGTTCTATATGGTTGTAATTAGACCAGTGGATCGCACGAGCGAAGCTGAGGAGGTGGCCCAGTTCATGTCTGTGGAGTTCCCGTCGCTCTGGATCGAAAGACTGTCTCTTTGTCCGCTGTC
This DNA window, taken from Pelobates fuscus isolate aPelFus1 chromosome 9, aPelFus1.pri, whole genome shotgun sequence, encodes the following:
- the C8G gene encoding complement component C8 gamma chain; this translates as MLASTVFPVLLFLWPPQVLGQKKKVTEDPIDKIQVQANFNMDKFAGQWYLLSVASECNYLKANNHRVEATIINAARSTKPRETENLLVHTLRKMDGICWEIKQKYRKNKINGRFILKVRGSIRQLDMVVAETDYENYAILYYQRQKKITIKLYGRGKTVKDDIYRKFDGHASNQGIDLLYIYPFPTYGFCEKADQFHILDETSS